The genomic region AGATTCAGGAAGTCAGGCTGTCGGCGGCTGATGGGCCGGTGCGCGTGTTCATCGATGCCACGCCTCTGCCGGGTTATGTGCCTGCGGAACGGCGCTCGGCGGTGACGCTTGCCGTCAGCCGTGACGGACAGCCGGTTCTCTCGCAGGGGCTCGACTTTGCCTCGACCACCGGTTCCATCAACACGGACCGCCCGCAGGATGGCAGTGTTCTGCGCCAGAGTGCCGGGGACATCGATCCCGTCATTCCGGGGCTTTATGCATTTCGTCTGGTGCAGGGAAATACAGACGGGCTTCAGATTTCAAAGGCCGATCTGGTGTTGCGGCGAGGGGCGGAAACGCCCAACGAGGTCTATACGACCATCGGCCTGATCCTCGGTGCCTTCGGGCTTTATGCATTGATGCGCACGCGCCTGC from Brucella intermedia LMG 3301 harbors:
- the bspB gene encoding type IV secretion system effector BspB gives rise to the protein MRTLFILMAVAGFGLAIGYPWYVRHFTGSEIGRWTMLENRQSGFKIQEVRLSAADGPVRVFIDATPLPGYVPAERRSAVTLAVSRDGQPVLSQGLDFASTTGSINTDRPQDGSVLRQSAGDIDPVIPGLYAFRLVQGNTDGLQISKADLVLRRGAETPNEVYTTIGLILGAFGLYALMRTRLRPQG